The genomic window CACTCAATACGTCTGGGGATTACTGGCGCGACTGGCTATGTTGGTAAAAAACTTGTTGAGTTGGCAATAAGTCGCGGCTATAAAGTCGTTTGTTTATCGCGTCAATCGCACTTAGATAATGATTTATTTAATAATGTAGAAATCATTCAGGGGAATCTTTCTGATTATAAAATCATTCAACAATTCGTTTCAGAGATAGATGTTTGCATACATCTTGCTGCGCAAGTATCAGCGACTAATAAGTTTGAATACAGAAAAGTAAACATTGAAGGAACTCGTAATATCTGCGAAGCTATTAGACATACTGCTCCAACTTGCCGATTAGTTTATTGCTCAAGCGTTGCTGTCTTGCGAGTAAATCCATGGTTGCCATTTTTAAGTACTGAATATGCACGAAGTAAAAGACAAGCAACACAGTTAGTTAAAGAATATCAATATAAATATAAGTTACATGCATCCATCATCTATCCCGGATTGGTGTTTGGACCCGGTGACACAACTTTTTTTCCAAATATTATAAAAAACTTAAAAAAAGGTCGTCTCTTTTTTATTCACGGTGGCGAAAAAAATGCTCCACTAATTTATATTGATGACTTATGTGAAATGCTTCTTAGGTCTGCAATAAATCCTGCATCTGATGGCAAAGAGTTCCTTGGGGTATCACCAGGTGATATCGGTATTCATGATTTTATTAGATGTATTGCTCAAAAGATTGAAATCGAACCTCCCAAATTAAAACTACCTAAATTGCCACTTTTAATTATGGCACTATTTTTAGAAATTATATGGCGAATTATTGGTCGTACAGATCAACCACCATTATCCAGACGAGTTGTCGATGTATTATCAATAAATTTTAAAAATATTTCTAAATGGGATAACGATGCTTTAGATTGGCAACCTGCAATTTTAATAGTGAATGGTATTGAACCAGCTATTAACTGGTGGAAACATAATCAACTAAGAGATTAGTAAAAATATAGTTATGCATCGCATAAAAAATGATGCTTATGACGACTATTAATGAGACATAAGAAACATCTTGATCGCCGTCGAGTTAAAGCTATACTCAAAATTGCCGAAAATTTATGTCATGTATATAAATTTGGCAAGTAATTCATGTTTTAAATCGTTTAGCCTTTGTTTGTTTGGAAATTAACTAAAAAGGTTTAACCGATATGAAATTGTGAGGAAACCATGAGTAATCGAATCAAATGGATTCAATACAGAGGTAAACAGGTTTTAAAAGTTGATTATCAAGGTCTACGTGGAGATGAACTACTTGATATAATGGATAAGGTTCCATCTTTTTATTCAGGCCATCCACTTGGATCTGTTTTAGTTCTTACAGATGTGCGTAACACACATGCCGATGAAAAAACTATGAGTGCGATAAAAAATTTAACGAAGAAAACAAAACCCTATGAAAAAAAATCGGCGGTCATAGGTATAACAGGTATTAAAGGTATTTTATTATCAGCAGTTAAAGTTTTTGCTAGTCATAGTATCGCTCCTTTTTCTGATGAAAAAGAAGCTCTTGATTGGCTGGTAAGTTAATAAGACTAATAATATAACTTGGTCTATAATAGGCACTAGCAAGAACTACTTTATATTTAGTGCTGTTCATGCTAGCGCCAAATTTATTGTAATAATATTTAAGGAGTATGTCCGGCAGCAACAGAATATGTATCATTTACACTACGAAATGAATTTATTTTGCCTTCTTCATTTACATTAATAGTGTGAATACCTTCACAAGTGAA from Deltaproteobacteria bacterium includes these protein-coding regions:
- a CDS encoding NAD(P)-dependent oxidoreductase, with amino-acid sequence MNNRQRKNEHSIRLGITGATGYVGKKLVELAISRGYKVVCLSRQSHLDNDLFNNVEIIQGNLSDYKIIQQFVSEIDVCIHLAAQVSATNKFEYRKVNIEGTRNICEAIRHTAPTCRLVYCSSVAVLRVNPWLPFLSTEYARSKRQATQLVKEYQYKYKLHASIIYPGLVFGPGDTTFFPNIIKNLKKGRLFFIHGGEKNAPLIYIDDLCEMLLRSAINPASDGKEFLGVSPGDIGIHDFIRCIAQKIEIEPPKLKLPKLPLLIMALFLEIIWRIIGRTDQPPLSRRVVDVLSINFKNISKWDNDALDWQPAILIVNGIEPAINWWKHNQLRD